The proteins below come from a single Thermopolyspora flexuosa genomic window:
- a CDS encoding carbohydrate ABC transporter permease: MADATLTRGRLTGARGAARRRRSVRDGENVAGWLFVAPALLIIGLFVLLPILMALWVSITAWNGQGSPFTSSVEVVGLENYTRLFTEEGLARQDFMTSLRNNVYYVIAVVPLQTVLALGLALVVNARLLKGKTFFRTAFYFPSVTSSVAISVVFLFIFANAGVINQLLGMFGVQGPAWFSDSRGVLHLLLSGLGIADIDNPPAALTESGPFGLSWWEWLSGPSVAMCSIIALVVWTTSGTFMLMFLAALQNVPVSLEEAAMLDGANRWQRFRNVTLPALRPTLFLVLTLGLIGTWQVFDQIYVMSQGNPAKTTLTPAYLSYRTAFRDFEYGSGAAISFVLFLIIVVFTLLQRLLLRERGGRS, from the coding sequence ATGGCCGACGCGACGCTCACCCGCGGGCGCCTCACCGGCGCCCGCGGCGCCGCGCGCCGCAGGCGGTCCGTCAGGGACGGGGAGAACGTCGCGGGCTGGCTCTTCGTCGCCCCGGCGCTGCTGATCATCGGGCTGTTCGTGCTGCTGCCCATCCTCATGGCGCTGTGGGTGAGCATCACCGCCTGGAACGGCCAGGGCAGCCCGTTCACCTCCTCCGTCGAGGTCGTCGGGCTGGAGAACTACACCCGGCTGTTCACCGAGGAAGGGCTGGCCCGCCAGGACTTCATGACCAGCCTGCGGAACAACGTCTACTACGTGATCGCGGTGGTGCCGCTGCAGACCGTGCTGGCGCTCGGCCTGGCGCTGGTCGTGAACGCGCGCCTGCTGAAGGGCAAGACGTTCTTCCGCACCGCGTTCTACTTCCCCTCGGTGACCAGCTCGGTCGCGATCAGCGTGGTGTTCCTGTTCATCTTCGCCAACGCCGGCGTGATCAACCAGCTGCTGGGCATGTTCGGCGTGCAGGGCCCGGCGTGGTTCTCCGACTCCCGCGGCGTGCTGCACCTGCTGCTGAGCGGGCTCGGCATCGCCGACATCGACAATCCGCCGGCCGCGCTGACGGAGAGCGGTCCGTTCGGCCTTTCGTGGTGGGAGTGGCTGTCCGGGCCGAGCGTGGCGATGTGCTCGATCATCGCGCTGGTCGTGTGGACCACGTCCGGGACGTTCATGCTCATGTTCCTCGCGGCGCTGCAGAACGTGCCCGTCTCGCTGGAGGAGGCGGCCATGCTCGACGGCGCCAACCGCTGGCAGCGGTTTCGGAACGTGACCCTGCCCGCGCTGCGGCCCACGCTCTTCCTGGTGCTGACGCTGGGCCTGATCGGCACCTGGCAGGTCTTCGACCAGATCTACGTGATGAGCCAGGGCAACCCGGCCAAGACCACGCTGACGCCCGCGTACCTGTCCTACCGCACCGCCTTCCGCGACTTCGAGTACGGGTCGGGGGCGGCGATCTCGTTCGTGCTCTTCCTGATCATCGTGGTGTTCACGCTGCTGCAGCGGCTGCTGCTGCGTGAGCGCGGAGGGAGGTCGTGA
- a CDS encoding alpha/beta fold hydrolase, which produces MEVDDTLHFREVHGYTRAFRMMGDGPPLLLIHGLSDSSATWAPVLPLLAEHHLVIAPDLLGHGASDKPRADYAVAAYACGMRDLLAVLDIDRVTVVGHSLGGGIAMQFAYQFPERCERLVLVGSAGVGREVHPLLRLASSPLAEPGLAFLTAPPVRSAVRALAPLLRVGLRLGRDFDYVLDRYRCLTSPTARKAFLRTLRAGVDMNGQVITMLDRCYLTVGMPTLILWGAQDHVIPVEHAFTAHRAMPGSELEIFETSGHFPHQDEPERFAKTIESFISATAPQEFDPARWRAILRQGRPRSPEVSSGT; this is translated from the coding sequence GTGGAAGTCGACGACACGCTGCACTTCCGCGAGGTGCACGGATACACCCGCGCCTTCCGGATGATGGGCGACGGTCCCCCGCTGCTGCTCATCCACGGCCTCAGCGACAGCTCGGCGACCTGGGCCCCGGTCCTCCCGCTGCTCGCCGAACACCACCTCGTCATCGCGCCCGACCTCCTCGGCCACGGGGCCTCCGACAAGCCGCGCGCCGACTACGCCGTCGCCGCCTACGCGTGCGGCATGCGCGACCTGCTCGCCGTACTCGACATCGACCGGGTGACCGTGGTGGGGCACTCGCTCGGGGGCGGCATCGCCATGCAGTTCGCCTACCAGTTCCCCGAGCGCTGCGAGCGCCTCGTGCTCGTCGGATCCGCGGGCGTGGGACGCGAGGTCCATCCCCTGCTGCGCCTGGCGAGCTCCCCGCTCGCCGAGCCCGGCCTGGCGTTCCTCACCGCCCCGCCGGTCCGCTCCGCCGTACGGGCGCTCGCCCCGCTGCTCCGCGTCGGGCTGCGGCTCGGCAGGGACTTCGACTACGTGCTCGACCGGTACCGCTGCCTCACCAGCCCGACCGCGCGCAAGGCCTTCCTGCGTACCCTGCGCGCCGGGGTCGACATGAACGGCCAGGTCATCACCATGCTCGACCGCTGCTACCTCACCGTCGGGATGCCCACCCTGATCCTCTGGGGCGCGCAGGACCACGTCATCCCGGTCGAGCACGCGTTCACCGCCCACCGGGCGATGCCCGGCAGCGAACTGGAGATCTTCGAGACCTCCGGCCACTTCCCCCACCAGGACGAGCCCGAGCGCTTCGCCAAGACCATCGAGTCGTTCATCTCCGCCACCGCTCCCCAGGAGTTCGACCCGGCCCGCTGGCGCGCCATCCTGCGCCAGGGCCGTCCCCGCTCCCCCGAGGTCTCCAGCGGCACCTGA
- a CDS encoding LacI family DNA-binding transcriptional regulator, with the protein MAKKVTIATVAKYAGVSRQTVSNVLNTPEVVREETRRKVYEAVEALGYRVSQAARQMRTGRSRLIATRIESTGDGINGSVLDRFLHALTESAARSGYRVLLYTAADDDAEIATYEDLLGTYKPDAFVLASTHHRDTRTTWLTERRLPFVTFGRPWDAPDRHLWVDVDGASGTEDATRHLLEAGHERIGFLGWPAGSGVGDDRRQGWLRAMAAAGQDTTGLDHACPDRVAEAEAVVGELLGRDPAPTALVCASDSLALGALQASRALGRPLAVTGFDDTPVARAIGLTSVSQPLEEAAARCVRLLTRLLDGEAEAEESVLLRPSLVVRDTTYPPT; encoded by the coding sequence ATGGCGAAAAAGGTGACGATAGCCACGGTCGCCAAGTACGCCGGGGTGTCCCGGCAGACCGTGTCGAACGTCCTCAACACCCCCGAGGTCGTACGCGAGGAGACCCGCCGCAAGGTCTACGAGGCGGTGGAGGCCCTCGGCTATCGCGTCAGCCAGGCCGCCCGGCAGATGCGCACCGGACGGTCCCGGCTCATCGCCACCCGCATCGAATCCACCGGCGACGGCATCAACGGGTCGGTGCTCGACCGCTTCCTGCACGCGCTCACCGAGAGCGCGGCGCGGAGCGGCTACCGGGTGCTCCTGTACACCGCCGCCGACGACGATGCGGAGATCGCCACCTACGAGGACCTGCTCGGCACCTACAAGCCGGACGCCTTCGTGCTGGCCAGCACCCACCACCGGGACACCAGGACCACCTGGCTGACCGAGCGAAGGCTGCCGTTCGTGACCTTCGGCCGCCCCTGGGACGCGCCCGACCGCCACCTGTGGGTGGACGTGGACGGCGCGTCCGGCACCGAGGACGCGACCCGGCACCTGCTGGAGGCCGGCCACGAGCGGATCGGCTTCCTCGGCTGGCCGGCCGGCTCCGGCGTCGGTGACGACCGGCGCCAGGGCTGGCTGCGGGCGATGGCCGCCGCCGGGCAGGACACCACCGGTCTCGACCACGCCTGCCCCGACCGGGTGGCCGAGGCGGAGGCCGTGGTCGGCGAACTGCTCGGCCGCGATCCGGCCCCGACGGCCCTGGTCTGCGCCAGCGACTCGCTCGCCCTCGGCGCGCTGCAGGCCTCCCGCGCTCTCGGCCGCCCCCTCGCGGTGACCGGATTCGACGACACGCCCGTCGCCCGGGCGATCGGCCTGACCAGCGTCAGCCAGCCGCTCGAGGAGGCGGCGGCCCGCTGCGTCCGGCTGCTCACCCGGCTGCTGGACGGCGAGGCGGAGGCGGAGGAGTCCGTGCTGCTCCGGCCTTCCCTGGTCGTCCGGGACACGACGTACCCCCCCACGTAA
- a CDS encoding sugar ABC transporter substrate-binding protein: MTRKTTTALAAAVAACALLAGCGSGFEDNTASTPQSSGPASLQIMIGSSGEAETKAVQEAAAAWAKATGNTATVIPAQDMSQQLGQAFAGDSPPDVFYVEAGRFADYASVGALEPYASKVSDPEGFYDSLRATFTYNGTYYCVPKDFSTLGLVVNNELWEKAGLTEQDVPTTWDELTAVAKKLKDAGITPLVVGDTRDRLGAFMKQAGGWIISQDGKQATGDSPENLKALEYVQGLLKDGLAVYPSAVDAGWGGEAFGKGKAAMTIEGNWIKGAMKADFPDVKYTVYELPAGPAGKGTLSFTQCWGIAAKSKYKEQAISFVEAMTTVDQQMAFARAFGVMPSRKAAGEAYAKEFPEDAAFVKGAEYAQGPVNAPKMESVLADFDTALQKLKDGDPKQILARLQENTQSALGG, from the coding sequence ATGACACGCAAGACCACCACAGCCCTGGCAGCCGCCGTGGCGGCGTGCGCCCTGCTCGCCGGCTGCGGCAGCGGCTTCGAGGACAACACCGCGAGCACCCCCCAGAGCAGCGGCCCCGCCTCGCTGCAGATCATGATCGGCTCGTCGGGTGAGGCCGAGACCAAGGCGGTCCAGGAGGCCGCGGCCGCGTGGGCGAAGGCCACCGGCAACACCGCCACCGTCATCCCCGCCCAGGACATGAGCCAGCAGCTCGGCCAGGCGTTCGCCGGCGACTCGCCCCCGGACGTGTTCTACGTGGAGGCGGGCCGGTTCGCCGACTACGCCAGCGTCGGCGCGCTCGAGCCGTACGCGAGCAAGGTCTCCGACCCCGAGGGCTTCTACGACAGCCTGCGCGCCACCTTCACCTACAACGGCACCTACTACTGCGTGCCCAAGGACTTCTCCACCCTCGGCCTGGTGGTCAACAACGAGCTGTGGGAGAAGGCCGGGCTCACCGAGCAGGACGTGCCCACCACCTGGGACGAGCTGACCGCGGTCGCCAAGAAGCTGAAGGACGCCGGGATCACGCCGCTCGTGGTCGGCGACACCCGCGACCGCCTCGGCGCCTTCATGAAGCAGGCGGGCGGCTGGATCATCAGCCAGGACGGCAAGCAGGCCACCGGCGACAGCCCGGAGAACCTCAAGGCCCTCGAGTACGTCCAGGGCCTGCTCAAGGACGGCCTGGCGGTCTACCCGTCCGCGGTCGACGCGGGCTGGGGCGGCGAGGCGTTCGGCAAGGGCAAGGCCGCCATGACGATCGAGGGCAACTGGATCAAGGGCGCCATGAAGGCCGACTTCCCCGACGTGAAGTACACCGTGTACGAGCTGCCCGCCGGGCCCGCGGGCAAGGGCACGCTGTCCTTCACCCAGTGCTGGGGCATCGCCGCCAAGAGCAAGTACAAGGAGCAGGCGATCAGCTTCGTCGAGGCGATGACCACGGTCGACCAGCAGATGGCCTTCGCCCGGGCGTTCGGCGTCATGCCGTCCCGGAAGGCGGCCGGTGAGGCCTACGCCAAGGAGTTCCCCGAGGACGCGGCCTTCGTCAAGGGTGCCGAGTACGCCCAGGGCCCGGTCAACGCTCCGAAGATGGAGAGCGTCCTTGCCGACTTCGACACCGCGCTGCAGAAGCTGAAGGACGGGGATCCGAAGCAGATCCTCGCCCGCCTGCAGGAGAACACCCAGTCGGCCCTGGGCGGCTGA
- a CDS encoding cryptochrome/photolyase family protein, with protein sequence MDTIIVLLNRDLRVHDHPALAAACARARRVVPLFVVDPAIPPRRRAGFLADALLDLRSSLRRRGGDLILRRGDPVAETMRLADEVGAQAVWVSADVTRYAQRRERRLAAECARRRLDFRTFPGVTVIPADALRPDGGDHYRVFTPYWRAWSAEQRRAIVPPPPVVRVPEGLDPGVLPLPKAEPYGVLRGGETEGRRRMTLWLRHCLDTYAETRDDLAGETTSRLSPYLHFGCLSPLELANAGAASEEFVRRLCWRDFHHQVTRAFPDIDRREYRPRGRRWNDDKDVVAAWREGRTGMPIVDAAMRQLAAEGWLHDRARLIAAAYLTRCLRVDWRIGAEHFAEYLLDADVAVNCGSWQWLAGTGNDTRPHRAFNPVRQAKRFDPDGEYVRRYVPEISHLPRTFIHEPWKTGVIRHYPPPIAVNWDPVDQDLRED encoded by the coding sequence ATGGACACCATAATCGTGCTGTTGAACCGGGATCTACGGGTGCACGACCACCCGGCCCTCGCCGCCGCCTGTGCCCGTGCCCGCCGCGTCGTCCCGCTGTTCGTGGTCGATCCGGCGATTCCCCCGCGCCGCCGGGCCGGGTTCCTCGCCGACGCGCTGCTCGACCTGCGCTCCTCGCTGCGGCGCCGTGGCGGCGATCTGATCCTGCGGCGCGGCGATCCGGTGGCCGAGACGATGCGCCTGGCGGACGAGGTCGGCGCGCAGGCGGTGTGGGTGAGCGCCGACGTCACCAGGTACGCCCAGCGCCGGGAGCGGCGCCTCGCGGCCGAGTGCGCGCGGCGGCGCCTCGACTTCCGCACGTTCCCGGGGGTGACCGTGATCCCGGCGGACGCGCTACGGCCGGACGGCGGTGACCACTACCGCGTCTTCACCCCCTACTGGCGGGCCTGGTCGGCCGAACAGCGGCGCGCGATCGTGCCGCCACCGCCCGTGGTCCGGGTACCGGAAGGCCTGGACCCAGGCGTGTTGCCGTTACCGAAGGCCGAGCCGTACGGCGTGCTGCGGGGCGGCGAGACCGAGGGGCGCCGCCGCATGACGTTGTGGCTGCGGCACTGCCTGGACACCTACGCCGAGACGAGGGACGATCTCGCGGGGGAGACGACCTCCCGGCTCAGCCCGTACCTGCACTTCGGCTGCCTGTCGCCGCTCGAGCTGGCCAACGCCGGGGCGGCGAGCGAGGAGTTCGTGCGGCGGCTGTGCTGGCGCGACTTCCACCACCAGGTGACGCGGGCCTTCCCCGACATCGACCGCCGCGAGTACCGGCCGCGCGGGCGACGCTGGAACGACGACAAGGACGTGGTCGCGGCCTGGCGTGAGGGCCGGACCGGCATGCCGATCGTGGACGCCGCGATGCGCCAGCTCGCCGCGGAGGGCTGGCTGCACGACCGCGCCCGGCTGATCGCCGCCGCCTATCTCACCCGATGCCTGCGCGTGGACTGGCGGATCGGTGCCGAACACTTCGCCGAGTACCTGCTCGACGCCGATGTCGCGGTCAACTGCGGAAGCTGGCAGTGGCTGGCCGGGACGGGCAACGACACCCGGCCCCACCGGGCGTTCAATCCGGTACGGCAGGCCAAGCGCTTCGACCCCGACGGGGAGTACGTGCGCCGGTATGTGCCCGAGATCAGCCACCTGCCCCGCACGTTCATCCACGAGCCGTGGAAGACCGGAGTGATCCGCCACTATCCCCCGCCCATCGCGGTCAACTGGGACCCCGTCGACCAGGACCTCCGCGAGGACTAG
- a CDS encoding carbohydrate ABC transporter permease: protein MAATHVRAVRRKGEVQTIVGTFFGYAVLVFFSLIFIYPFVVQVANSFKSEPEAAANPISPIPSEPTLDAYEKIFWATDLPTWLGNSILITVLVTLGRIFFDSLAGYALARLRFRGRGAVFATIIAVMAVPGVVLLIPKFLVLNQFGIYNSYTALIVPLLADAAGVFIMKQFFESIPPSVEEAARIDGAGTFRIFWSVVLPMARPALITLTILSFQGSWNELPHTLVAVQDPDLYTLPRGIADLVTGSLGSGTQYPLKLGAALLATIPVAIIFVIFQRYFVRGANEGVDKG, encoded by the coding sequence GTGGCCGCGACCCACGTGAGAGCGGTCCGGCGGAAGGGCGAGGTCCAGACGATCGTCGGCACCTTCTTCGGGTACGCCGTGCTCGTCTTCTTCTCGCTGATCTTCATCTACCCGTTCGTGGTCCAGGTCGCGAACTCGTTCAAGAGCGAGCCGGAGGCCGCGGCCAACCCGATCTCGCCCATTCCCTCCGAGCCGACCCTGGACGCGTACGAGAAGATCTTCTGGGCCACGGACCTGCCGACCTGGCTGGGCAACTCGATCCTGATCACGGTACTGGTCACCCTGGGCCGGATCTTCTTCGACTCGCTCGCCGGTTACGCGCTCGCCCGGCTGCGCTTCCGCGGCCGGGGGGCCGTGTTCGCCACGATCATCGCCGTGATGGCGGTACCCGGCGTGGTGCTGCTCATCCCGAAGTTCCTGGTGCTGAACCAGTTCGGCATCTACAACTCGTACACGGCGCTGATCGTGCCGCTGCTCGCGGACGCGGCGGGCGTGTTCATCATGAAGCAGTTCTTCGAGTCGATCCCGCCCAGCGTGGAGGAGGCGGCGCGCATCGACGGCGCGGGCACGTTCCGCATCTTCTGGTCGGTGGTGCTGCCCATGGCCCGTCCCGCGCTGATCACCCTTACCATCCTGTCCTTCCAGGGCTCGTGGAACGAGCTGCCGCACACCCTGGTCGCGGTGCAGGACCCGGATCTGTACACGCTGCCGCGCGGCATCGCCGACCTGGTCACCGGCTCGCTCGGGTCGGGCACGCAGTACCCGCTCAAGCTCGGCGCCGCCCTGCTCGCCACCATCCCCGTGGCGATCATCTTCGTGATCTTCCAGCGCTACTTCGTCCGCGGCGCGAACGAGGGCGTGGACAAGGGCTGA